In the Glycine max cultivar Williams 82 chromosome 6, Glycine_max_v4.0, whole genome shotgun sequence genome, CTTGATGTTTCGGGTATGAGCGTGCACAGAAAGCTCTCTGCTGAAGTCTTGTAGGATTCAAGAGACATTACGTTTCCATCTAGAACTTCctaaaaatggtaaattttgttagtaaaaagattaattaattaatacccCCTTCGATTTGTATATATgcgaaaattaattatgtaatgatatatatatggtcacataaattaatttgtgcATGCAATTTCAATATTGATTCTATTGATCATAACAGGGTAAATATATTGGAGGCTGACCTTGGAGACAAGAACATTAAGGCCAGCATGCTTGTTGTCCCAACCGAACTCATTTATATTGTCTTCAGCACCAAGGGTTTTGCCATTGCTTTGAATGTAGTTGAGGAAATTTTCATCCTGAGTAGCCCTCCTTAGCCATGCGGCTCCCCATAACAATTCGTCCTGTTAATGTATAGTAAATGACAATTGACGTGTCAAATCCAAGTGATCCCAAGTACACAAATAGCCACAATATCAATTCTATCTGACACATAATTACACATTAATTGTATATTGCTTACAAATAATATGCTGTTTGTCCAATATATGTAGTTTGATGctgattgaaaaatatatagtcACATGTCACTTTGAGAAGGACCCAAAGATTCTCGTGACCCATCATCACCCATGTTAGTTTAACTCCTCCATCAATGTGTCATGCTCATGTGAATGGGATAATGTCAGGATGCATTATATCAAAGAAGACAAGTAATTTTAAATCTTCTTAAGTACTtatcttcatatttttattattattatataaagaaaatgttaaaatattttaaaatttaactacattttgttcaagttttttttcctattaaaaactattagtaataaatataactgtactaaatttataatttaatgtacAATTCTAAaccaacataattttaatacaatatttctagttaaatgtaaacatttttttaccatAAACAAAAGTTTACCTTGTACACTTCCTTTAGGTCTATCTAAAGTAAAAACCAACAAATTAACATGGTATAATTGAATTTTGCATGATGGCTTCGTTTTTAGTTGTCAGAGTCTTTTACTAGCATTATGCAAAGGCAATATCATTGTGAATTGTCTACATATCCTTTTCAATGTCTCGTGCattgaaacttgaaaacaaTATCCTGGAACGCTTTTATTATAGACATAGTACATTGCATCTAAAAGCAAAAAGCAATCCCCTATATATTGAAAGTAACAACTAACAAGTgaattaattagtaattaccTGATAACCATCGAAGTCACAATAATATGGGCAAACACCACTCCTAACATTAGCATTGTCACTGTAGGCACCCCTATAGGTATCTGCAAATTGAAAGGCCTTAGCAGCATTTCGTAGCAAAGTCTCTGAATAAGAAGGATCCGATGAACGAAAAGCCATTGATGCAGCAGCTAGTGCCGCAGCAGTTTCACCAGCTACATCTGAAGCTGGGTTTGGAGCATCAACAGCATACACTGTCCTGTTTGTGTCCATGTCCTCAGGCCTTTCCCAACAATTGTGGTCAGAGATTGGATCACCCACCTACATAAATTTgtgattagtcttaattattCGTTAAATGAAAAGGGAATGGAACACACTGCCATCCTTGGCGCGTCGGTGATGTATTCGTCTGGATTAGGAATCCAAatggaaaataaatgaaatttcgCATTCTAAAATCAGGAGGACAGTTGAATCATAAAGTGATAAGCCTATGAAACTCACCGACTTCGAGGATCAAAAGTGATCCACTCGTGCACGCATGACCAAAAAGACAAATAATTAGAAACAAATGTAACTTCgtttatccataaaaattcaaaataacactAAATAAGTGTAAATGCAATTAGTACtacttttcaatttaaattatttaataaaatttcatactTATTTTCTAACGATAAGAagaaaatttaaagaatttagTTTAGGAAAAATCaacatgaaatttatttaataataaaaatattttaaaaaaatcaaataatgtaTTACGTCAATGGAccgacaaaaaaaattatgtatagtgaaaagaaactgtATGACCAAATTattctataactttttttcacTTAGAGGATTAACTCAATTTGAAAAATGGTggtatatttaaatattcataaatattaaacatttttctctttctatccTATCATACAAtatttctgtattttttttcctatctcTCAAGCTGTCGTTTGGTTCTAAGTGTCTTAGATATCGTCAACCAGTGCCAGTAATGATTATGGATGAATCATTATTCCAATTAAGGTGGTGATTATGAAATTGTTGGAATTCTATAACGGATGGGATTAGAGGCACAGAATTTGACGTTTTCTTCGGttatcaaaaaacaaaaaggaaagccACGTCATGATCATGATTAGTGAATCAACTGAAACGGGAAGGGAGATTTTAAGAGAGTGGGATACGGGCATTATTATTTttcgataaaaattaaactccgTTTCACACCTTGTATActactaataaatatataaaaaaaaatactaatattagatagtttagtattaaaaaataataaaaacatattccCCCTtgtatctaaaaaaaaacatgaaacatCAGTCTGAATGCTacatgtaattaaaaatattgaaaagaacaaaagtatttattatattacgtaattagtaattaatagtaaaaaaacaaaagagacgTGATCCAGTATGAGTTAGAATGCAATTTACGAAACAGGCATTGGCATAGAACGTTGATTTACTCACCTGAACGAAAATGCGGTTTGGCTGAGAAACGGTTTTGAGCAAATAATCGGTAGCCCAACGGATTGCGAGCAGCGCGTTTCGGTGTTCATTGGGAGGCATCATGTCTCCGAATTCGATGACGCTCCAGGACAGCATTGTGGTGGTGAATGCCATCGGAAACCCGAATTTGATGTTGTCGCCGGCGTCGTAGTAGCCGCCGGTGAGGTCGAGCTTGTAGGTCCAGCCGTCACCAAGAGCCGAATTGGCGCGCCAGGTCTGTCTCTGGTCCTGCGGCAAGAAACCCGAACGTTGGCCCTCGAAGAATAGGATTGCCTTGGACAATGCCTCCTTGTAATTGTGGGCGCTTCCtgaattaataatgaaaacaagaaaaagaagaacaagagtGAGTTTGGCGTTGGACTTAGGAAGTGCCATTTTTGGTTAATTAATCGTCACGAGTGTGCGTTGAAAGTGCTCAATGGGAGAGAACAAAGCTTTTATTTCTACTGCCTTTCACTCACTCTCATTCTTAAACTGGAATCTCTCTTAATGCATAAGCCAACTCTTATAATATTCCCACTCttcctcatttttcttttatacttataaattctagtactatttttttagtaaaacatAGTAGGGACTAGGGTCtttgactttttttaataaaatttcaataatttttcacattcttttcattcttgaatattaaattattttatatttcatgaCACTTATTCTCTTACTTATATGGTATTGGTAGGATGATTTGTAAAAGAATATAACATTATTAACTAATATTCCCATGCATAgtcgataaaaattaaaaacaataatttttttttaccagtaatcagtaaatatattaatgatgagagagattaaaagaattaaaactaacaaaatatttgaaaacaaatagGAGTGTGTCTCACATTAATGTTAGGgttaattttgaagaaaaaataattataaattgaagataaatttaatgttaccaactaaattgattaattttattgatctgataaattagttaattagattatatataaaaaaaaggattagAGGAAATATATGAGTCCAACCTTGCAAAGGCTTCGTTTTGctgatatatataatttccaTAGGTTATGTGTCTCTTAATGGAGTTCAAtccctttaaaaaaatatatggagtTCAATTATAGATTAAGCCTTTTAGCATGTTTTGCATGACTAGTAGGTTAAACAATTTCgtttaaaatgtgattttttttagagaaactaaaaatgttgacgaaaattaatgaaaggagaaaaacttataaaaaaaattaagtgactaaaaattgaaatctgaaaaaaaaaattgaggagttaaaaatttaattaataatcctgTTTTTTCTATAGTAATCAACTAATCAGAAATaatctctttaattatttttcttatcaaatATATCAATTTACTAAATTGGATAAgagtgtataaaaaaaatgtttacataATGAATGAATGtgttatttattcattataGTACAGTTCTATCTAGTTTAATACTAACATTGGAATTACTTTGTGCAGTATACGGCTGGAATCTTATTGAAGAAGAAAGGTAATTAAGAACCCATAATCGATAGCAGAAATTTAAGATTTAACAATCGGGCAGACGGTTGAGGTCGATATGTAGTTTTGTGTGCCTTGCAGTTGCAGGCAGATTCTTAGGGGAGAATATGGGTTTTAGAAGTGCTAGTTGAGAAGATATAGTATAGTGGAGTAGTGGATTCCAAAAAGATACGTGGTCGAggacaaaaaatatacttatcTCTCCTTTCAAGATAGCCAAACGAGACGGTGCTcatttatttttggttcttcTTTAATCCCTCTCAAGCCAATTTGGTTTCCGTAAAATATGAGTGAGAATAAAAAGCCTTGGCcttgtaaaaaaattggaattggTTCTTGCCATTTGGTGCATGCACTCAAAGAATTTTATTCTGCTTTAACATTCCGCAAATCCTAAAAGATCAATCCCAATTTTGATAACTTTAGATGCCAAGTACTTAAATAAGGGTGGTGGTGCgcggacttttttttttttttttttataaatatatcacaCAAATTCAACTTAACCATTCATCaatcttttatttgtttctgcaattcattaatattttttgaaaaaaaatgtatttgagcaaaataaatgtttatacatttatattttcaagGAAATAGCTACTGTTTTGCAATTAAGTtttaaacagaaaataaaagataacacCAATAAgggataatatataataaaaaaattattaataaatattagtttattagaatattaattttgCTACTTTATTCGCATAATAAGCCatgcataaaaatatattacatcaactattattttaaaataacataattgagATGAGTGTGTGAGTGTTATAATATAACTTCTTGTTAAATGTTTAATtcatatgaataataaaaaaaagatgacaTGTCTAAATATGTGTCGCTTTCTAAATATGAGATAATATAGACtatttaaaaatagattttttttttgcagaaacTGAGAATAGTAAAATAACTTGAAAGATTATAATTAAATCTATTCAAAATTATCAGTGTTAAATTTTtatcctaataataataaatataattgatatattcatttatattaacttttataagaTGACTCTCACTATTATTTCTCTTGTTTATAACAggtgtattaaaaaaatcccagttaaaaaatatatctaaaaattaaataaagataaagatataatTAACAATAGTAATGCATAATATTGTTCTTaaactttaaaacaaataataaatgacAATACTTTTTCTTGTAAAAATGAAGAGTTTTAATAAACAGAATGAATATAAAGCTTTCCGttaaattataatgataataatattctTCACTCTGTGAGGTTATTAGCGTGCAGTAACTTTGTGGTTGAACTTTATAGAGTTAGAGATTGAGCTCCGacagtttgtttgtttttgttggctGAGGGACTTTGCCACACCTACAAGGCAAAGAATCCTCTTCCAACTTTAACGTGATTATTTTGGTTTGCAATAACATTGCAGAACAAATTTTCATCGCGTATTGTAAAGAGAAACAATAACACTTCTTGTTACACACAGTTTTCATTGTCGCACTGGAAAGTCAAATTAAGGTGGTTagcaaaaacaataataatgacTGTCAAGTCATTACGAGAGTGCACTGCTATAAATTTGAATACTAGATGAACTTTAAACTTGAACATtaaccaatattttaaaattattttagcttaGAGTGTGAATTGTTgtgaattatttgatatttgtttttaattcctatggataaaaaaaaatattttaaatgatagtTACATTGACACGTATAAAATTCATTGTAACTCGACTACTCAAGTCTATGTCAAGTTACGAATTGTATATTGAAGCTTCAATGGCTGACCATGTAGTTCGCAACAAAAAGCAAAGGCACGTAGCATAGAAGCTATTTAGCAGACAACATATCAAATTATCACGACAAACCAGTTTGCATATCATTCATTGCAACAAGAGAAGTACAATGAAACTTGAAACCATGCATGATCTAGTATATTTTCCATATCTATATATGTCAGGGACCACGCAGAATCCATGCACGGAACAAACTTAAGACCAAGAATCTCAGAATATATATAATCCCCCATGGTGATGCAATTTTATTAAGGACAACCATCAGATTCACTTTGGTCCCCTCCAGTAACAATTTAGATTATTTTCATCTAAggccttttttagtttttacatatTACCCACTCTGTTCAGGTTTATTGCAACGCCTCATGCATGTCACTAGGCtcgcacttttttttttaaaaaaatttctgtgTAACCGAGAAATGTCTCAATTTTTTACGCAAATATTACTGCAGTTTTCTGATATCTCGTCCATGCTGGAAATCTCCACTTGTctgttgaaaattgaaatactCCTCCCCTGTGACATGTGGAGAATTATAACTTCGAGGTTGGGGAATAGCATGTTCATGTTCTGAAAAAATAAGAACAGTCAACAATCATGAAATGAAAAGATACCATACAATAAGGAGGGAGtaagaaaaatgatataaagaaatagaaataaCCACAACATGAGTTTTATTGATACAACGAAAATAACATGAGTTTTATTGAGATAAGCTTCTtaataaatagttataaaaaataagaagttaaaataaaataaacctctttaaaaagttaaaattaacttatatgaaagaattttattttttttgacagaggaaagaaacttattttattttacccttttaatttcttttcttgtaaGTATTTATTGATAAGTTTATCTATATATAcatgaacaaaaagaaatggCAATTATGCAGTAACAAAAACATATACTATAGGGGAAAAAATAGCTAGGATTTACAGGTTCTATATATTAGGCTTGTGATCCGAGTGATAACTTGATAAAATTggaatatttttagaaattaaatatcaaaatgagtttttctaaaatatattaagaatataaTGAGACTACTTTGACTGTTGACTCAATTAACTCACTAACCAAATAGCTATTTCAATGTTATGTAGATTGTCAAACTAGCTAGTTTgatgtaatgtttttttttaaaaaaaaaaaaaaactagttctCATATGACATGTCACTTGGAACTTGCTAGTTGGAGTAGTGAGTCTCGTGGCATGCCATGTGCAAACTCTCTTCTAACAAGGAACActggaaaaatataaagaatacaTCGAATGTTTCTTATAATATTGAGATTTTGGGTAACCAGGTAAGAGTTTGGGTAACCAAGCAAGAATCAGCTCCATAATGTAGGAGGTAATAAGTCAGCTATGTCTTTAAGAATTTGGTTATTCTAGTGTAAGGAAAAAAGGGCATAAAAAGCCTGATTATGGAAAGTTCAAGGTTTGGCTagagaacaagaaaaaaataacttttcactagttTCTCGCATAAGTCAACTCCAAGTAACAGCGCCAAAAAGACAATTAAGCAAGACAAATAAACGAGATACTACAATGCACAAGTTCTACATACATGACGCATCCTAATACAACGTTTAGCCATGAAATTGGAAAATACTGTACAGTAAGAGATGTTTCTCTGCCACTAATTAATTAGCCCTACAACTAAGTGTGTAGAAAATCACAAGAAGTCCCCTTCCTGCAACGTCCACTCTCATAATACTTGCAGACTCCTCTTTGTCCCCCAAAAGGAGGCCTGGAAGAACCTCCTCTGCCTCCGCTGCCAAATGATGATTGCCTGTTCCAAGATTTACCACCATAACCAGAATCTCTACGATCCCCTTGGTTGGGGAACCTGTCTCCATTATGACTTTGCTCACTTCCCCACATGCCTGGATTCCCAGTCGGGGCAGCCCAACCAGGATTGGCATTTCCAGGTGCAAGACCCTGACCAGGCCCAACCCAACCTGCATTTGCATTTACATGGGAACGGCCTTGACCAGGTCCAACCCAGCCACCTGCATTCACGGGAGGCAGCCCCTGACTAGGAGGCAGCCCCTGACTAGGAGCAGCCCATCCTGGATTTGAATTTCCAGGTGCTGGCACCTGCGCAGGCATCCAGTTTACATTCATGTTGGCAGGTACAACCCCACCCCAGTTCATATTCTGATTTCCTGGCATGCCCATGCCCCAAGGCATATTGGGTTGAGCTGGAGATGGAGCTGTGGTGTTTGACTGACTACTTGAAGCTGGTGGTCTCCAAGGCTCAGGTGCAGTCATGCCCAGAAATCCAGGTGTGGGTAAACTCGCAATTGGATTTCCAGTGTTAAAAGAGGCAGTGTTCTGCACAGACGAAGCATCACCCCAGGGGGCATGGGAAGCTGGCTGGGCAGGCATGGTAGCAGGATTATTTGGTTCTATCCTTTGAGATGATGCACCTCCCCAGGCCAGTGGTTCTGGCTTTGGAACCCCAGCAGAACCCCACCCTTGAGTTTCAGCATGAGAGTTGTGGCTACTCACAACCTGGTTTTGCATATTTGCACCTGTCATTTTGATGTCAACCCCTGAAGCCACAACAGGTGCCACTGCTGTTGCTTGTGGATGTAACTTGTTATTATCCGTAGAAGCTGAACTAATACCAGGTTGTGAACTTGAGCCTTTTTCAGCATTTTGTACAGCATGCTCTGGGTGCACTACCACAGAGGCCTGCAAAACTCTGTGACTGCCTGGGAATGAATTTCCTACGAGAGACCCAGGCAACTGGACAGGTGTTGGTGaccatttattttcaaaagccAGCCCCTTAGTCCCACCAGGAGTAGTCTGGGGAGTAGGTGAAGGAAGATTTGTTGCTTCATTCCTAACACCAGCATCAGAACCCCAGCCATTTGCAGGGTTCTTGGGGACCTCAACTGCCAATGGAGAAGTTCTATTAGCTAAAGAATTCATATTATCTTTAGATCTCCAACTTCCTCCTGTTGTTTGTCCCGGAGAACCCAGAGTACTATGTGAATTCCAAGATCCACAATTTTGATCTAATGACAGTCTTTCTCCAGCTTGAACTTCTATACCTTGTTGTGGAGACTTCCTAGAGTATGAGGATGGGTAATGTAAATCATACACCGATTGAGCTTTATCCACTATTGATGGTTCCTTAGAAAAATTCCCTGCCAAGGCATCTGTTAGGAGTATAGAATCATCTTGCTTCTCAGTGGTTCTCCAAATCCTCAAATCAGCAGGAAAGTATCCTGTGTTACTCCATTTGTGTAGTTGCACCATGGAAAATGGTCCCTGAACTTTTCCAGATGGATCCTGGTAATGCCACATCTTTTcagtttcatttattttcacaGCTGGAGGAGTTATTCCGGCAGAAGATGGTGCTGCAGAAGCTTCTGATACAGCAGAAGAAAAAGACTCAGATGCTACCAATGGTTGGGTATTTTTAGCGCCACTTTCCAAGGTTGAAGATAGCTTTTGCCTCTCCCAGCTATTAGATAGTTGTGATTCCCGATCTCTTCCCCGATGCAATTGAGCATCATTTAGTGCCTCGTTAGCATTAGAAGCATTATCACCTTTGATTGAAAATCCCTTATTAGACAAATTTCTGCCGAGTTCATGATTCACATTAGAATAATTCCTTGTTCCACTCCAAGAATCATTTGAAATAGAACCACTTCTAGGAGAAACAATATCTCTCCCCCTCCTTCCAAATGCAGTAGACCCTCTTGGTCTCATGTAGTTTTCTGCAGGAATAGAAATGAAATTATCATTAAATGTTAGAAAACGAAGAAACAATGAGTTTACTAGTTCAAACTCTTTTAACACTACCTTGTCTTTTATCATCCACTTCATTTGCATCTTCTTCAGACTCATAACTTGGATCCATGTTTGGATCCACGTGTATTTCTGGAATTTCCTCCAACCTGCGTTGACGTTCTTCAGGTGTTTTCAAAAGCTGCAATTTCTCTACACATTCTCTGAGCGTGAGAGAAGAGTGAAGGATCAAGACAAAATAGAACTTGAGTTGTTGGTCAATTTCAAATAATCACAAAAAAATtgggttaaaaataatataataaccacATTATAAACAAGTAGGGAGCAGCAAAACATATTAtcctaaataaaaatgattattatccATTTCAATACAAAGACTGGTGTTAGATAACATGATAAGACAATGAAAATTGTTTAATATGTACAATTGTTAACTATCACTATACAGGACTCGGACATTGACGgaggagaataatttttaaagcaTTTTGTTTAAACATCtatttaacaaaatatgatATGAGCCCTGAGCATATTTAAAACTTCATATACAATGGACTAATCacctttatgtatttatttattttggtcacAGTTAACCAGAAAATTAAGGTCCCCAAATTGGTAGAAGGCAGTTAATAATTTACAATTCATATATGAACTTTACCATGATTAGAAACCTCATAAAtgcaaaattaaatatcaagacTTGTAAGGGCTGAATTATTAGAAACTGACAATCTACAGACACCACACAAAAATGCAATTTGCTCGGTAATTGAGCAACTTATTAGGAAACATATTAATAAGATATTCGAGTATAGGGTGTGACAAATTCAACAGCCTCATATTTAACATGTTAAAACCAACATAccaattcaataataaaaaaaaaaaataccaattttaattttttcatatatctCATTCTCAAAATATGATATAGGTTTTCCCAAGTAGTTACGAAATCACAACGCACACTTACAAACACCTATAAAAGATTTTCTTCATTCACACAAGATTACATTTTAAGAATTATCAATTCCAAATTATGAGGAGCTGTGGAAACAATAAATTGATGAAAGGAATCAACAAAAAACATTCCACAAAATACTGCCAGATATATCATATTTGAACTTTCTTTAGAGAAAAGGATATTCTTTTCTGCGTCCTTTCTCACTAGCTCTATCACGGAGATGACTCAGCCGCACTGTCTCTGTTTCTAGCCACTGTAATAGAAAAATAAGCATTTGAATTACTTTACAAAGACcagaaaatatatttcaaaactcACACATAAAAGGTTGTTTAGAGAACATTAGCATTAGGAAATGAAATGAGGATTTAACCAAAATACAACAAGAATTCAATttgataattcaaaataattgggACAATCAGTAAACTTCCAAAGTGAATGCATCAATCTTATTTGAAAGCATTTATATCATGAATAAGAGTTTCCTGAACACCATTACTAGGCCTCAACAGATTTAAGACTGAGATGATCGATGAGAAATTTAACTACAGAAAGAATATCATGACCCCTCTCCTACCAGTAATCAATGCAAATGAAGGATGTAATCAGACAGAGGATATGATGACTCTCAAGAGTCTTGTTAAATAGGAATTGAACTTTCATCAATATAAGCATATGTACAGAAACTAATACATCAATAAAACTTCATCTCTCAATTGAAGGTAATTTTCTTCAATACATCAATAAATCACAGAAACAAGGAGAGACTGAGAAATTAGGAAATTTAAGAGATGGGTGAGCACACACCACCAAACGGCTAACACTAAAGGTATAGAAAACAACTCACATCTTTTACTCTAGCTTCCTGAAGCACCAATGCTTTGTCCTGAATGTCACCCTACAAGCACAAATTTGTGTCCTCAGTACAAATACAAAGTATAACATCTGATACCTGAAATGAATTTATTGAACATAAACTTACCACAGTTAGCCGATTTATGAGGCCACACTTTATGCTTTGGCGGAGACGCTTGCATTCATCCTAACAGAAAACCAATCAATATATTAGGGAAGGAAATACATTAATctatgcataagttaattttgtaaaaaatatcaattctgagaaaatctaaaaatacagaTAATTTATTCACACCATCATAAGGTAAGAGTCAagtataaaattagttattcaaAGGAGTTATAAGGTTGGCTTGGTGGTTGAAAGGAGAAGGGGGAGGGAGAGGTCATGGGTTCAAATCCTTcccactaacaaaaactaacaaactaacaattaacatttgccaataaaaaaaaatactcattcaAAGATTAGTGTATCACTATCACCTCATTAGTCATCTAATGGTTTTTGTGACCAAAATAGTCCCTAAAAAATCCACACATTTATGCTTGTGAAGGACTAAAATGGTGACACAAGGACGGATTCAGTGTCATCAAGGGACTAATTAGGtggattgttttttaaaaaactacaaTTATGGAAAAATATTTGGAGGATGAATTTAAACAGTCTATTTTGACCAATTGAAGCAACCAACAAGAAGTAAAGTTGATTATCAAATGGAATATCACCATTCATGCAATTAGGATGTGCGAGAGTTTGGGGGTTTACAATGAACATTATCATGCCAAGTTTTAAAGTGGGCAAGTTATTACTTATACAATGAATTACTCTAAAAGTTAACCAAAACTGAAGATCATAAACAAAAAGAAGGGGTAAAATGCAGTCATTGAATCACCTCTGTGAACTCCTGATTTGAGATAATATCAATTGAAACAATCTCTGTcttgtttaaatttaagatttctAGCAAGATTTCTGTCATCCTTTTACCAACTTTATATGGCTCTGCTGCTTTGCATGTACCTGACCACgtatattattaataagaaaacaaaaaatcaaagtttatttttatattgcaAATAACTAAATCATGAAAGttgtctagatatattatttaCCTACAACCTGAACCAGCCTATACAAATCCTGTTTCTGACCACTACCAGAAATTCTTATTCTCACAAAAGAACCAACAACTTTATCATGGAACTTCTCTGTATCTTCAAGAAGATCTTCCACCAAGTTACGTCttagataaattaaattaatattatggtTATCAATGGCTGCATAATCATCAACATTAGTTTGAAGTCCTCTCTCATCACCCTTTTTACGATTTTTTCGTCTCTTATCTTTGCCAGCTTTCGTATGTGAATTGGGATTGCCATCACCTTCCAAATGACTCATTTCAGTGTCAACAACACTTCCCTGCAGATCTTCAGCCTGAGAATCATCTTTTAGAAGGAAATGGGATTCAAGAAGCTTTAACGTTTCAAAATGTCCCACTTTTGGTTTTCCAAACAGATTTTGAAGTCTTGCATCACAAATAATCTGACTTTTTCGGCGAGGATCTCgaagcttatttcttttaatatactCTAGCAAAAGAGTATGCACATCAAACTGAGATAAAACAGATTTGTCTCCATTTCTCATGTGCATAACAAACTCCAAAAGCTCTGTTGAAGCCCACTCTGAGCTGTCATCTCCTTTGGAACGGGACTTCCCCCGTTTCTTggccttttttcttttagaacgACTCAAATCTGCATTCTCATAGGAGCTATCTGAATCTGATCCTCTGTCATTAGTGGCATCAAAAATttcatccggtgattcttctttAGAATGAAGCATATCAGATCCCTTCCAAGGGTTTTTAGCTTGAGTGAGTTCATCAAAT is a window encoding:
- the LOC100814545 gene encoding endoglucanase 24 — translated: MALPKSNAKLTLVLLFLVFIINSGSAHNYKEALSKAILFFEGQRSGFLPQDQRQTWRANSALGDGWTYKLDLTGGYYDAGDNIKFGFPMAFTTTMLSWSVIEFGDMMPPNEHRNALLAIRWATDYLLKTVSQPNRIFVQVGDPISDHNCWERPEDMDTNRTVYAVDAPNPASDVAGETAAALAAASMAFRSSDPSYSETLLRNAAKAFQFADTYRGAYSDNANVRSGVCPYYCDFDGYQDELLWGAAWLRRATQDENFLNYIQSNGKTLGAEDNINEFGWDNKHAGLNVLVSKEVLDGNVMSLESYKTSAESFLCTLIPETSSSHIEYTPGGLIYRPGGSNLQHATSIAFLELVYANYLSRTSQTINCGNVYVNAQTLRQHAKKQVDYILGDNPMGMSYMVGYSNKYPQHIHHRGSSLPSIKDHPQFIACKEGSIYFNSSNPNPNVLVGAIVGGPGEDDVYEDDRADFRKSEPTTYINAPFVGILAYFVANPNP
- the LOC100815079 gene encoding zinc finger CCCH domain-containing protein 19 encodes the protein MDVENEEAPLQQHSDSQCHTDLPNLPYASAVDLEEAAATTTEAVAVEPDALAVSDDGAETQVTDVAGDEMIEEKANEGIDVDDVALETDMVEEEPNLAIDAEDDEIEDRNTNEDALMEDEQQQEEEDVEQEGEGEEEEQQQVDEEEEGEQQQEDEEEEGEEEEEAAAEEEEEEEEEEEEKQGKEEDGGMAMTEDTEKSEKSAAVSGGKRRRGAGKNAKATGRVASRKKMEEDVCFICFDGGDLVLCDRRGCPKAYHPSCVNRDEAFFRAKGKWNCGWHLCSNCERNASYMCYTCTFSLCKGCIKDTVILCVRGNKGFCETCMRTVMLIEQNEQGNNVGQIDFDDRNSWEYLFKDYYIDIKEKLSLTFDELTQAKNPWKGSDMLHSKEESPDEIFDATNDRGSDSDSSYENADLSRSKRKKAKKRGKSRSKGDDSSEWASTELLEFVMHMRNGDKSVLSQFDVHTLLLEYIKRNKLRDPRRKSQIICDARLQNLFGKPKVGHFETLKLLESHFLLKDDSQAEDLQGSVVDTEMSHLEGDGNPNSHTKAGKDKRRKNRKKGDERGLQTNVDDYAAIDNHNINLIYLRRNLVEDLLEDTEKFHDKVVGSFVRIRISGSGQKQDLYRLVQVVGTCKAAEPYKVGKRMTEILLEILNLNKTEIVSIDIISNQEFTEDECKRLRQSIKCGLINRLTVGDIQDKALVLQEARVKDWLETETVRLSHLRDRASEKGRRKELRECVEKLQLLKTPEERQRRLEEIPEIHVDPNMDPSYESEEDANEVDDKRQENYMRPRGSTAFGRRGRDIVSPRSGSISNDSWSGTRNYSNVNHELGRNLSNKGFSIKGDNASNANEALNDAQLHRGRDRESQLSNSWERQKLSSTLESGAKNTQPLVASESFSSAVSEASAAPSSAGITPPAVKINETEKMWHYQDPSGKVQGPFSMVQLHKWSNTGYFPADLRIWRTTEKQDDSILLTDALAGNFSKEPSIVDKAQSVYDLHYPSSYSRKSPQQGIEVQAGERLSLDQNCGSWNSHSTLGSPGQTTGGSWRSKDNMNSLANRTSPLAVEVPKNPANGWGSDAGVRNEATNLPSPTPQTTPGGTKGLAFENKWSPTPVQLPGSLVGNSFPGSHRVLQASVVVHPEHAVQNAEKGSSSQPGISSASTDNNKLHPQATAVAPVVASGVDIKMTGANMQNQVVSSHNSHAETQGWGSAGVPKPEPLAWGGASSQRIEPNNPATMPAQPASHAPWGDASSVQNTASFNTGNPIASLPTPGFLGMTAPEPWRPPASSSQSNTTAPSPAQPNMPWGMGMPGNQNMNWGGVVPANMNVNWMPAQVPAPGNSNPGWAAPSQGLPPSQGLPPVNAGGWVGPGQGRSHVNANAGWVGPGQGLAPGNANPGWAAPTGNPGMWGSEQSHNGDRFPNQGDRRDSGYGGKSWNRQSSFGSGGRGGSSRPPFGGQRGVCKYYESGRCRKGTSCDFLHT